The Gammaproteobacteria bacterium genome has a segment encoding these proteins:
- the nrdR gene encoding transcriptional regulator NrdR, protein MYCPFCLAEDTKVIDSRLAGDGMQVRRRRECLSCGERFTTFEFAELVMPRIIKGDSAREPYNEDKLRAGMLRALEKRPVATEAIEAAIQRIQKKLRSCGEHEISSRNLGEWVMDELRDLDQVAYVRFASVYRSFQDVNAFREEIERLEKRPTTQQKKQPIPLVPETDSGKG, encoded by the coding sequence ATGTATTGTCCTTTTTGTTTGGCAGAAGATACCAAGGTGATTGACTCGCGTCTGGCTGGGGATGGGATGCAGGTGCGCCGTCGACGTGAATGCCTGAGTTGTGGTGAGCGCTTTACTACCTTTGAATTTGCTGAACTGGTGATGCCGCGGATTATTAAGGGTGATAGTGCGCGTGAACCTTATAATGAAGATAAGCTGCGTGCCGGTATGTTGCGCGCGCTGGAAAAAAGACCGGTTGCAACGGAGGCGATTGAGGCGGCGATACAACGGATTCAGAAAAAACTGCGTTCTTGTGGAGAGCATGAGATATCCTCACGCAATCTGGGTGAATGGGTGATGGATGAGTTGCGTGACCTGGATCAGGTGGCCTACGTGCGTTTTGCCTCGGTCTATCGAAGTTTTCAGGATGTGAATGCCTTTCGTGAAGAGATTGAACGACTGGAAAAAAGACCAACAACCCAGCAGAAAAAACAGCCGATTCCCCTGGTTCCGGAAACGGATTCAGGCAAAGGCTAG
- the ribD gene encoding bifunctional diaminohydroxyphosphoribosylaminopyrimidine deaminase/5-amino-6-(5-phosphoribosylamino)uracil reductase RibD has translation MLRALQLARQGLYRCRPNPQVGCVLVKEGEIIAEGWHQRAGEGHAEVNALQQAGVRARGATAYVTLEPCCHYGRTSPCSEALINAGVVRVVVAMQDPNPVVAGKGIQSLREAGIEVSDGLLQDEAEQLNEGFIKRMRTGRPFVRAKLAMSLDGRSAMASGESQWITGGAARQDVQRLRARSGAIVTGIGTVLADDPSLNVRADDLCEQIPNQPLRVVMDSNLRMPTTAKMLSLPGDTLVVSAVTDITRSTALQQAGAEIKDCASTQSHVDLESMLAYLSTLEVNEVLLEAGAILNGAMLQQGLVDELVIYMAPHIMGANARGLFLISGLDLMQDRIALDIKDIRAVGEDWRITVRPRFN, from the coding sequence ATGTTACGCGCATTGCAGTTGGCACGGCAGGGGCTTTATCGTTGCCGGCCTAATCCGCAGGTGGGTTGTGTGCTGGTGAAGGAGGGTGAAATTATTGCTGAGGGTTGGCATCAGCGTGCGGGTGAAGGACATGCTGAGGTCAATGCCTTGCAACAGGCGGGTGTTCGGGCAAGAGGTGCGACGGCCTATGTGACACTGGAACCCTGTTGTCATTATGGTCGTACGTCACCTTGTAGTGAGGCATTGATTAATGCGGGTGTTGTGCGTGTGGTGGTGGCAATGCAGGATCCTAATCCTGTGGTAGCCGGTAAAGGTATACAATCTTTGCGTGAGGCGGGGATTGAGGTGAGTGATGGTCTGTTGCAGGATGAAGCTGAGCAACTGAACGAAGGTTTTATTAAACGTATGCGCACAGGGCGACCCTTTGTGCGTGCCAAGCTGGCAATGAGTCTGGATGGACGCAGCGCAATGGCATCCGGTGAAAGCCAGTGGATTACGGGGGGTGCTGCACGGCAGGATGTGCAGCGGCTACGAGCGCGTAGTGGTGCTATTGTCACGGGTATAGGTACGGTGCTTGCGGATGATCCATCCCTGAATGTGCGTGCCGATGATCTATGTGAGCAGATTCCGAATCAGCCGCTACGGGTGGTGATGGATTCAAATCTGCGCATGCCAACAACGGCAAAGATGTTGAGCTTGCCCGGGGATACTTTGGTGGTATCGGCAGTGACAGATATAACGCGTAGTACGGCCTTGCAACAGGCGGGTGCGGAGATTAAAGACTGTGCCTCTACACAGAGTCACGTTGATCTTGAATCAATGCTTGCGTATTTGTCAACGCTGGAGGTCAATGAGGTCTTGTTGGAGGCGGGTGCGATATTGAATGGTGCGATGTTGCAACAGGGCCTGGTTGATGAACTGGTAATTTATATGGCACCACATATTATGGGTGCCAATGCGCGCGGTCTGTTCTTGATATCGGGGCTGGATCTGATGCAGGATCGTATTGCACTGGATATCAAGGATATTCGAGCCGTTGGTGAGGACTGGCGGATCACGGTGCGGCCGCGCTTTAATTAG
- a CDS encoding serine hydroxymethyltransferase has translation MFGNDMTIAGFDDELWAAIQGEEQRQEDHIELIASENYASPRVMEAQGSVLTNKYAEGYPSKRYYGGCEFVDIAEQLAIDRACELFGVEYANVQPHSGSQANAAVYLALLTPGDTILGMSLADGGHLTHGSKVNFSGKIFNAIQYGLDNETGEIDYAQVEALAKEHQPKLIVAGFSAYSRVVDWQRFRDIADSIGAYLFVDMAHVAGLIATGLYPSPVQIADVTTTTTHKTLRGPRGGLILARPNPEIEKKLNSLVFPGTQGGPLMHVIAAKAVAFKEALQPDFKDYQQRVLDNSRAMAAVIMERGYNIVSGGSDDHLFLVDLIDKGMTGKTADAALGAANITVNKNAVPNDPQSPFVTSGIRIGTPAVTTRGFDENDVRELAGWICDILDDPENQQVIAEVKQKVGVVCKRLPVYEK, from the coding sequence ATGTTCGGCAACGATATGACTATTGCTGGTTTTGATGATGAATTATGGGCTGCTATTCAGGGTGAAGAGCAGCGTCAGGAAGATCATATAGAACTAATTGCTTCGGAGAATTATGCCAGTCCACGGGTAATGGAGGCACAGGGCTCGGTGCTGACCAATAAATATGCCGAGGGTTATCCATCCAAGCGCTACTATGGTGGCTGTGAATTCGTTGATATTGCAGAACAATTAGCAATTGATCGTGCCTGTGAGTTGTTTGGTGTGGAGTATGCTAATGTGCAGCCGCACTCGGGTTCACAGGCCAATGCGGCGGTGTATCTTGCTCTGTTGACCCCCGGTGATACCATTCTGGGTATGAGTCTGGCAGATGGTGGACACCTGACTCATGGTTCAAAGGTTAATTTTTCGGGTAAGATATTTAATGCCATTCAGTATGGTCTGGATAATGAGACTGGAGAGATTGATTATGCCCAGGTGGAAGCCCTGGCGAAGGAACATCAGCCAAAGCTGATTGTAGCCGGTTTTTCTGCCTACTCCCGTGTTGTTGACTGGCAGCGATTTCGTGATATTGCCGATAGTATCGGTGCTTACCTGTTTGTTGATATGGCGCATGTGGCTGGTCTGATTGCAACCGGTTTATATCCTAGCCCAGTACAGATTGCCGATGTGACCACCACTACCACGCATAAGACACTGCGTGGCCCGCGTGGTGGTTTGATTCTTGCGCGTCCCAATCCAGAGATTGAAAAGAAGTTGAATTCATTGGTGTTTCCGGGTACCCAGGGTGGCCCCTTGATGCATGTGATTGCTGCCAAGGCGGTTGCTTTTAAAGAGGCCCTACAACCGGATTTCAAAGATTATCAGCAGCGTGTATTGGATAATTCCCGCGCAATGGCTGCAGTGATTATGGAACGGGGTTATAACATTGTATCGGGTGGCAGTGATGACCATCTGTTCCTGGTTGATTTGATTGATAAGGGCATGACGGGTAAGACGGCTGATGCAGCACTGGGTGCCGCTAATATTACAGTGAACAAGAATGCCGTGCCGAATGATCCACAATCGCCTTTTGTTACCAGCGGTATTCGTATTGGTACTCCCGCTGTGACAACGCGTGGTTTTGATGAAAATGATGTGCGTGAACTGGCAGGCTGGATCTGTGACATCCTGGATGATCCTGAGAATCAGCAAGTAATTGCTGAGGTGAAACAAAAGGTTGGGGTTGTTTGTAAACGTCTGCCGGTTTATGAGAAATAA